In the genome of Natronorubrum sediminis, one region contains:
- the sufD gene encoding Fe-S cluster assembly protein SufD, with amino-acid sequence MSAGTQVHANLTEEQVRQISGDLDEPEWLLETRLEALDALEDLDMPDVIRTPGRDWTNLHGLDYESLVDPLNAAENKDQVGPDEVDVLSWADAVEEHEELIQEHFGSIVDPQENYLTALSTALFSTGTVVYVPEGVDAEDVKIRTEQNSRSLFNYTLVVTEKSSSVTILERQSTGEEQDEQYYSGIVEVVAGENSNVQYGSLQNLSEDAYNFTLKRGDADTYATIDWIEANFGTQLTKTEVSTELNGDSSESQIVGAFYGHNDQHFDLDTKVWHRAEHTTADLVTRGVTDDVARSVYEGVQDVGRSAWDTSSYQRENTLMLSDESEADASPKLIINNHDTEASHSATVGQIDEEDLFYMTSRGVDPRDARNMLVEGFFVPVLEEVAVDELREDLDDLIAARLHQRA; translated from the coding sequence ATGAGCGCAGGAACGCAGGTACACGCCAATCTGACGGAAGAACAGGTACGCCAGATCAGCGGGGATCTCGACGAGCCTGAGTGGCTCCTCGAGACCCGTCTCGAGGCACTCGACGCACTCGAGGACCTCGACATGCCAGACGTGATCCGAACGCCGGGTCGCGACTGGACGAATCTCCACGGACTCGACTACGAGTCCCTCGTCGATCCGCTGAACGCGGCGGAGAACAAGGATCAGGTCGGCCCGGACGAGGTCGACGTCCTCTCGTGGGCTGATGCCGTAGAAGAACACGAGGAACTCATCCAGGAGCACTTCGGCAGCATCGTCGACCCACAGGAGAACTACCTGACGGCACTCTCGACGGCGCTGTTTAGCACCGGAACGGTCGTCTACGTTCCAGAAGGCGTCGACGCCGAGGACGTGAAGATCCGCACCGAGCAGAACTCCCGCTCGCTGTTCAACTACACGCTCGTCGTCACCGAGAAATCGTCCTCGGTTACGATCCTCGAGCGACAGTCGACGGGAGAAGAGCAAGACGAGCAGTACTACAGCGGCATCGTCGAAGTCGTCGCGGGCGAGAACAGTAACGTCCAGTACGGCAGCCTCCAGAACCTCTCGGAGGATGCCTACAACTTCACGCTCAAACGCGGCGACGCGGACACGTACGCGACGATCGACTGGATCGAAGCCAACTTCGGCACGCAGCTAACGAAGACCGAGGTCTCTACGGAACTCAACGGCGACAGTTCCGAGAGCCAGATCGTCGGCGCGTTCTACGGCCACAACGACCAGCACTTCGACCTCGACACGAAGGTCTGGCACCGCGCCGAGCACACGACGGCCGACCTCGTTACCCGCGGCGTCACCGACGACGTCGCCCGTTCGGTCTACGAGGGCGTCCAGGACGTCGGCCGCAGCGCGTGGGACACGAGTTCCTACCAGCGTGAAAACACCCTGATGCTCAGCGACGAGAGCGAGGCCGACGCCTCGCCGAAGCTGATCATCAACAACCACGACACCGAGGCCAGCCACTCCGCAACGGTCGGCCAGATCGACGAGGAGGACCTCTTCTACATGACCTCTCGCGGTGTCGATCCGCGCGACGCACGCAACATGCTCGTCGAGGGCTTCTTCGTCCCCGTCCTCGAGGAAGTCGCCGTCGACGAACTACGCGAAGATCTCGACGACCTGATCGCTGCGCGACTCCACCAGCGAGCCTAA
- the sufC gene encoding Fe-S cluster assembly ATPase SufC, which translates to MARLELRNLHAEVADGDEKILEGVDLEVESGEIHALMGPNGSGKSTTAKVIAGHPAYEVTDGEVLVHLEDDEFGDDIEIDEDQRTWNLLDLEPNERAALGIFLAFQYPAEIEGVTMTNFLRTALNAKIEEREELFEEEEGEEEAEDEGFETSPMEGPADDGDVGVAEFQQILQEKMEQLDMDERFAQRYLNAGFSGGEKKQNEVLQAAILEPSVAVLDEIDSGLDIDRLQDVSNGINALRDEQGTGVLQITHYQRILDYVEPDHVHVMIDGQIAKSGGPELAEELEDKGYDWVREEVYGTA; encoded by the coding sequence ATGGCACGTCTCGAACTACGCAACCTGCACGCAGAAGTAGCGGACGGCGACGAGAAGATTCTCGAGGGCGTCGATCTCGAGGTCGAGTCGGGCGAAATTCACGCCCTGATGGGGCCAAACGGCTCGGGGAAGTCGACGACTGCGAAGGTCATCGCCGGTCACCCGGCCTACGAGGTCACCGACGGTGAGGTTCTCGTCCACCTCGAGGACGACGAGTTCGGCGACGACATCGAGATCGACGAGGACCAGCGCACCTGGAACCTCCTCGACCTCGAGCCAAACGAGCGCGCCGCACTCGGCATCTTCCTCGCGTTCCAGTACCCAGCCGAGATCGAAGGCGTCACGATGACGAACTTCCTTCGAACGGCGCTCAACGCCAAGATCGAAGAGCGAGAAGAGCTCTTCGAGGAAGAAGAAGGCGAAGAAGAAGCGGAGGACGAAGGCTTCGAAACCTCGCCGATGGAGGGTCCAGCGGACGATGGCGACGTCGGCGTCGCCGAGTTCCAGCAGATCCTTCAGGAGAAGATGGAGCAACTCGACATGGACGAGCGCTTCGCACAGCGCTACCTCAACGCCGGCTTCTCCGGCGGCGAGAAAAAGCAAAACGAAGTGCTGCAGGCGGCCATCCTCGAGCCATCGGTTGCCGTCCTCGACGAGATCGACTCCGGGCTCGACATCGACCGCCTCCAGGACGTCTCGAACGGCATCAACGCGCTTCGTGACGAGCAGGGCACCGGTGTGCTCCAGATTACCCACTACCAGCGAATCCTCGACTACGTCGAGCCGGATCACGTCCACGTGATGATCGACGGACAGATCGCCAAGAGCGGCGGTCCAGAACTCGCCGAAGAACTCGAGGACAAGGGATACGATTGGGTCCGCGAAGAAGTGTACGGCACCGCGTAA
- the sufB gene encoding Fe-S cluster assembly protein SufB: MSSEQDHLKETDTEARFEFKKEERSAVKSDKGLTEEVVRLISEDKDEPDWMLERRLRALQQYQNMPMPTDWPGQPDLTELDIEEIVPYIRPDVDKREGVDDWTELPDEIKDTFDKLGIPEAEKNALSGVGAQYESEVVYQNMQDQWEEKGVVFMNMDRAVQEHPELVKEYFMTTCVPPSDNKFAALHGAVWSGGSFVYVPEDVTVEMPVQAYFRMNSEGMGQFEHTLIVAEEGSEVHYIEGCSAPKYGSHNLHSGCVEVFVEDDAHVQYSTVQNWSKNTFNLNTKRAIVESNGTMEWVSGSMGSKATMLYPCTILKGRGATDTHITIAFAGEGQDIDTGAKVYHNAPETSSTIESKSISKDGGRTNYRGLVHIADGAENSSTAVECDALMFDNESTSDTMPYMEIEESKVDVAHEATVGKIGDEDVFYLQSRGLDDDDAKKMIVAGFIEPITEELPIEYAVELNRLIELEMEGSLG; this comes from the coding sequence ATGAGTTCCGAACAAGACCACCTCAAAGAGACAGACACCGAGGCGCGCTTCGAGTTCAAGAAAGAAGAACGCTCGGCCGTCAAATCTGACAAAGGCCTCACCGAAGAGGTCGTTCGACTAATCAGTGAAGACAAAGACGAACCAGACTGGATGCTCGAGCGGCGTCTTCGTGCACTCCAGCAGTACCAGAACATGCCGATGCCGACGGACTGGCCCGGGCAGCCGGACCTGACCGAACTGGACATCGAAGAAATCGTCCCCTACATCCGCCCGGACGTCGACAAGCGTGAAGGCGTCGACGACTGGACGGAGCTCCCCGACGAGATCAAAGACACCTTCGACAAACTGGGCATTCCAGAAGCCGAGAAGAACGCCCTCTCGGGCGTCGGCGCCCAGTACGAGTCCGAGGTCGTCTACCAGAACATGCAAGACCAGTGGGAGGAGAAGGGCGTCGTCTTCATGAACATGGACAGGGCGGTTCAGGAGCACCCAGAACTCGTCAAAGAGTACTTCATGACGACCTGTGTGCCCCCGAGCGACAACAAGTTCGCCGCACTCCATGGTGCCGTCTGGTCCGGCGGTTCGTTCGTCTACGTCCCTGAAGACGTCACCGTCGAGATGCCAGTCCAGGCCTACTTCCGCATGAACTCCGAAGGGATGGGCCAGTTCGAGCACACGCTCATCGTCGCCGAGGAGGGCTCGGAAGTCCACTACATCGAGGGCTGTTCCGCACCGAAGTACGGCTCGCACAACCTCCACTCGGGTTGTGTCGAGGTCTTCGTCGAAGACGACGCTCACGTTCAGTACTCGACCGTGCAGAACTGGTCGAAGAACACGTTCAACCTGAACACCAAGCGCGCCATCGTCGAATCGAACGGGACGATGGAGTGGGTCTCGGGCTCGATGGGCTCGAAGGCGACCATGCTCTACCCGTGTACGATCCTCAAGGGTCGCGGCGCGACGGACACCCACATCACCATCGCCTTCGCAGGCGAGGGCCAGGATATCGACACCGGCGCGAAGGTCTACCACAACGCACCCGAGACGAGTTCGACCATCGAATCCAAGTCGATCTCCAAAGACGGCGGCCGCACGAACTACCGCGGTCTCGTCCACATCGCCGACGGTGCCGAGAACTCGAGCACTGCCGTCGAGTGTGACGCGTTGATGTTCGACAACGAGTCGACATCGGACACCATGCCGTACATGGAAATCGAGGAGTCGAAGGTCGACGTCGCCCACGAGGCAACCGTCGGCAAGATCGGCGACGAGGACGTCTTCTACCTCCAGAGCCGCGGTCTGGACGACGACGACGCCAAGAAGATGATCGTCGCCGGCTTTATCGAGCCAATCACGGAAGAACTGCCGATCGAGTACGCCGTCGAACTGAATCGCTTGATCGAACTCGAGATGGAGGGAAGCCTCGGATAA
- a CDS encoding phospholipase D-like domain-containing protein, producing the protein MDRQRLVIVSVVLILVVASGAAITLAATESVSPVPAATPILPETNTEPACPAVVSNPGAGTSADTDVDFEPRIVEAFPNPTTEHNVGEYVVLETPPDTELENWTVTDGHTSASIPNETVSGRVALSTDTEATDELTDYPVHELEGSLRLAVDGDDLELRNGSTTVDTVSYERAPLEERWHRDADEFDTATTQTPADGDWHPRDATCVPISSGDADEATPFVLPDEPELPRETIREAEDRLSVAGYTLTSEEIAEDLVDAADRGVDVSVLLEASPVGGTEETTEPVLETLEDGDVEVRAIGGEGSRYRFHHPKYAVADEQVLVTSENWAPAGVGGESSRGWGVLLEDETLAADLEAVFDADFEGWDTVPGSEYREDTSFVDDEGGEEETPGSYPSEYGPEPTAIEAVELLVAPDNAESRVEELLADADEEILVKQASIAADASVLEETIDAAHRGVDVQILLDSTWYHEDDNRALADELEEYADDEGLSLEVGLVEETDRFEKIHAKGVVIDREVAIVGSANWNENAFENNREVLLALSGEEIATYYADVFEDDWDGDEDRWELPFELSLTVVVALAIAAIIGRRYIRFGDPGVE; encoded by the coding sequence ATGGATCGTCAGCGACTCGTGATCGTCTCGGTCGTCCTCATACTGGTAGTCGCCAGTGGGGCTGCCATCACCTTGGCTGCTACCGAGTCTGTGAGTCCTGTACCTGCGGCGACACCAATACTCCCTGAAACCAACACCGAACCGGCCTGTCCTGCAGTAGTTTCGAACCCCGGTGCTGGAACCTCGGCGGACACTGACGTCGATTTCGAGCCCAGAATCGTCGAGGCGTTTCCAAATCCGACCACGGAACACAACGTCGGCGAGTACGTCGTTCTCGAGACCCCACCCGACACCGAACTCGAGAACTGGACGGTCACGGACGGCCACACGAGTGCATCTATTCCGAACGAAACCGTCTCTGGACGAGTCGCACTGAGTACGGACACCGAAGCTACCGACGAGTTGACCGACTATCCAGTCCACGAACTCGAGGGCTCGTTGCGACTGGCCGTCGACGGCGACGACCTCGAACTTCGAAACGGGTCGACGACGGTCGATACGGTGTCGTACGAACGGGCGCCACTCGAAGAACGCTGGCACCGTGACGCCGACGAATTCGACACCGCCACCACACAGACTCCCGCCGACGGAGACTGGCATCCACGAGATGCGACGTGCGTGCCGATTTCGAGCGGCGACGCCGACGAGGCGACGCCGTTCGTCCTTCCTGACGAGCCCGAGCTTCCACGAGAGACGATTCGGGAAGCGGAGGATCGTCTCTCGGTCGCCGGCTACACCCTTACCTCCGAGGAGATCGCCGAGGACCTCGTCGACGCTGCAGACCGGGGTGTCGACGTCTCCGTTCTCCTCGAGGCCAGTCCAGTCGGCGGTACGGAGGAGACGACCGAACCCGTCCTCGAGACGCTTGAGGATGGCGACGTGGAGGTCCGTGCGATCGGTGGCGAAGGCTCACGATATCGATTCCACCACCCGAAGTACGCCGTCGCGGACGAGCAAGTGCTCGTCACGAGCGAAAACTGGGCCCCCGCCGGCGTCGGTGGCGAGTCGAGTCGTGGCTGGGGTGTTCTGCTCGAGGATGAAACGCTCGCAGCCGACCTCGAGGCGGTATTCGATGCAGATTTCGAGGGTTGGGATACTGTCCCCGGCTCCGAGTACCGTGAAGACACCTCGTTCGTCGACGACGAAGGCGGTGAGGAGGAAACGCCCGGTTCGTACCCGAGCGAATACGGGCCAGAGCCGACTGCGATCGAGGCGGTAGAACTCCTCGTCGCCCCGGACAACGCCGAATCTCGCGTGGAGGAACTGCTCGCAGATGCCGACGAGGAGATACTCGTCAAGCAGGCCTCGATCGCCGCGGACGCGTCCGTTCTCGAGGAGACGATCGATGCTGCCCACCGCGGCGTGGACGTACAGATCCTCCTCGATTCGACCTGGTACCACGAAGACGACAATCGGGCCCTCGCGGACGAACTCGAGGAGTACGCCGACGACGAGGGACTCTCACTCGAGGTCGGCCTCGTCGAGGAGACCGATCGATTCGAGAAGATTCACGCGAAAGGCGTCGTTATCGATCGAGAGGTCGCCATCGTCGGAAGTGCAAACTGGAACGAAAACGCCTTTGAGAACAATCGGGAGGTACTCCTTGCACTCTCGGGTGAGGAAATTGCGACGTACTACGCGGACGTATTCGAGGACGACTGGGATGGAGACGAGGATCGATGGGAACTGCCGTTCGAACTCAGCCTCACAGTCGTCGTTGCCCTCGCGATTGCGGCGATTATCGGACGGCGGTACATCCGATTTGGCGATCCCGGCGTCGAGTAA
- a CDS encoding metal-dependent transcriptional regulator, with protein MNTADQYLKAIYLAQRIEDGPASTGTLADLLEVSPASVNEMIGKLEERELVEHEKYKGASLTNEGIERAHDALQTYCIIERFLANVLEVEEFRDEARALESVIDDTVADRLDTIIDRPGECPDCFDPEQDFCERLEVGPDGCPE; from the coding sequence ATGAACACGGCAGACCAATATCTCAAGGCGATCTATCTCGCCCAACGGATCGAAGACGGCCCAGCATCGACCGGTACGCTCGCCGACTTACTCGAAGTCAGCCCGGCAAGCGTCAACGAGATGATCGGCAAACTCGAGGAACGCGAACTCGTCGAACACGAGAAGTACAAGGGTGCGAGTCTAACCAACGAGGGAATCGAGCGGGCCCACGACGCCCTCCAGACGTACTGTATCATCGAACGATTCCTCGCGAACGTCCTCGAGGTCGAGGAGTTTCGCGACGAGGCGCGTGCCTTAGAGAGCGTGATCGACGATACGGTTGCAGATCGCCTCGACACGATCATCGACCGTCCTGGGGAGTGTCCGGATTGTTTCGACCCCGAGCAGGACTTCTGTGAACGACTCGAGGTCGGACCGGACGGCTGTCCCGAGTAA
- a CDS encoding rubrerythrin produces MSLGQRVSSDHQLTRLLQIGVVLEEVVESRAAHHLDSLPPSEREEIDAEIRELLEEAATESADHRDRLEALIDDLDAETVGYEEINALVDAQYGPPEDTDGVLYDQLANEETAYKFYDDLIEAIEASEAEYAIDRDRLLETLYDIREEEKQGVEDVTEIMEHRA; encoded by the coding sequence ATGAGTCTGGGACAGCGCGTCTCGAGCGACCACCAGCTCACCCGACTCCTCCAGATCGGGGTCGTGCTGGAAGAAGTCGTCGAGTCACGCGCCGCCCACCACCTCGACTCGCTCCCCCCAAGCGAGCGAGAGGAAATCGACGCCGAGATCCGCGAGTTACTCGAGGAGGCTGCCACGGAGTCTGCAGACCACCGGGACCGTCTCGAGGCATTGATCGACGATCTCGACGCCGAGACGGTGGGTTACGAGGAGATCAACGCTTTGGTCGACGCTCAGTACGGGCCACCGGAGGACACCGACGGCGTGTTGTACGATCAACTCGCGAACGAGGAGACGGCGTACAAGTTCTACGACGATCTGATCGAGGCGATCGAAGCCTCCGAGGCCGAGTACGCAATCGATCGTGATCGGCTCCTCGAGACGTTGTACGACATTCGTGAGGAAGAAAAGCAGGGCGTCGAGGACGTGACCGAGATCATGGAGCACAGAGCATGA